In Candidatus Firestonebacteria bacterium RIFOXYD2_FULL_39_29, the following proteins share a genomic window:
- a CDS encoding lipoyl(octanoyl) transferase, with protein MEVKRLGLVEYRKAHVYQLELIEKRKKNEISDTLILLEHPSVITLGRSARKENLLNMPSDVPVIEIERGGDITAHFPGQITGYLIFDLKSRGRDVHKFMRDIEQSVIDFLSFYGIKGERRQGFTGVYVKGDKICSIGLGVKSWITFHGFGLNIGTDLSVFDLMVPCGIKNLKMTSVERLLNKKTDRKDIEERIAEAVKKVFG; from the coding sequence ATGGAAGTTAAAAGACTTGGCCTGGTTGAGTACCGGAAAGCACATGTTTATCAACTTGAACTGATTGAAAAGCGTAAAAAAAATGAGATTTCTGATACACTTATTCTGTTGGAACATCCTTCGGTGATCACCCTGGGACGTTCTGCCCGCAAAGAAAACCTGTTAAATATGCCGTCGGATGTTCCTGTTATCGAAATTGAGAGGGGCGGGGATATTACGGCTCATTTTCCCGGGCAGATAACCGGCTATTTAATATTTGATCTAAAGAGCAGAGGGCGGGATGTTCATAAATTCATGCGCGATATTGAGCAGTCGGTTATTGACTTTCTTTCCTTCTACGGCATAAAGGGCGAGAGAAGGCAGGGCTTTACCGGCGTTTACGTGAAAGGCGATAAAATTTGCTCTATAGGTCTCGGTGTAAAAAGCTGGATAACCTTTCACGGCTTTGGACTAAACATAGGTACGGATCTTTCTGTCTTTGATTTAATGGTTCCTTGCGGGATAAAAAACCTGAAGATGACCTCTGTGGAAAGGCTTTTGAATAAAAAGACTGACAGAAAAGATATTGAAGAAAGAATAGCCGAAGCCGTAAAAAAAGTATTTGGTTAA
- a CDS encoding dihydrolipoyl dehydrogenase translates to MAEFDLVVIGSGPGGYQSAIRAAQLKAKVAVIEKADIGGVCLNSGCIPTKTLIASAEFMSGLKKAKEFGIEISGAKLDFSAVSARKGKIVKKLQLGIGGILKSYNIEIIKGEAGFISGNDIKIYGNPDTPMVSFKKCIIATGSKTALIPGINIDGNIVVSSTELLNLTEVPESLLVIGGGVIGTEFGSLFNRLGSKVTIVEALPKILANQDEDVSNAMTLSLKKKGAEILTSAKLLGVKGNTAEVETPEGKKQISAAKILICVGRKASYEGLGLENAGVVLENGKIKVNEKMETSAKNIYAVGDATGKYLLAYVASAEGITAAENACGIVTEMDYKVIPGCIFTSPEIGSVGLTEQEAKNKGIAVKTGKFPFSASGRAGILAETEGFTKVIVDAKTDGILGVHILGPEATELIHTAAMAVKMECTTAEFKRIAFNHPTLSETLLEAAHDVHKEAIDYPKRP, encoded by the coding sequence ATGGCAGAATTTGATTTGGTTGTTATAGGCTCAGGTCCGGGCGGCTATCAGTCGGCAATAAGGGCGGCACAGCTTAAAGCTAAGGTTGCGGTGATAGAAAAAGCAGATATAGGCGGGGTTTGTCTTAATTCTGGATGTATACCGACAAAAACCTTGATAGCGAGCGCGGAGTTTATGTCCGGATTAAAAAAGGCAAAAGAATTCGGAATTGAGATCTCCGGGGCAAAACTTGATTTTTCTGCGGTCTCTGCAAGAAAAGGGAAGATCGTAAAAAAACTACAGCTTGGTATCGGCGGGATTTTAAAAAGTTACAATATTGAAATTATAAAAGGTGAAGCAGGCTTTATTTCCGGAAATGATATCAAAATTTATGGAAATCCTGATACACCTATGGTCAGTTTTAAGAAGTGCATAATTGCCACGGGTTCAAAAACAGCTTTGATTCCCGGTATTAACATAGACGGAAATATTGTCGTTAGCAGTACAGAACTTCTTAATTTAACAGAAGTGCCGGAATCCTTGCTCGTTATAGGCGGCGGGGTTATTGGCACGGAGTTTGGTTCTCTTTTTAACAGGCTTGGGTCAAAAGTTACGATCGTAGAAGCGCTTCCTAAGATACTTGCTAACCAGGATGAGGACGTATCTAACGCAATGACGCTTTCTCTCAAAAAAAAGGGAGCTGAGATATTAACTTCTGCAAAGCTTTTAGGCGTAAAAGGAAATACAGCTGAAGTCGAAACACCTGAAGGAAAAAAACAGATAAGCGCGGCGAAGATACTTATTTGTGTAGGAAGAAAAGCGTCCTATGAAGGTCTGGGTTTGGAGAATGCAGGGGTGGTTTTGGAGAACGGAAAGATAAAAGTTAACGAAAAAATGGAAACTTCAGCAAAGAATATTTATGCTGTCGGTGATGCTACCGGTAAATACCTTCTGGCTTACGTTGCTTCGGCTGAAGGAATAACTGCCGCGGAGAATGCTTGCGGTATTGTTACCGAAATGGATTACAAAGTCATACCCGGTTGTATTTTTACTTCTCCTGAGATCGGCAGTGTGGGTTTGACGGAGCAGGAAGCAAAGAACAAAGGTATTGCCGTAAAGACCGGGAAATTCCCTTTTTCGGCGAGCGGCAGAGCTGGTATACTTGCGGAGACGGAAGGGTTTACCAAAGTTATTGTTGATGCAAAAACTGACGGTATACTCGGGGTGCATATTCTGGGACCTGAGGCCACAGAACTTATTCATACGGCGGCAATGGCGGTAAAAATGGAATGCACCACGGCTGAATTTAAGAGAATTGCTTTCAACCATCCGACACTTTCTGAAACGCTGCTTGAAGCGGCTCACGATGTCCATAAGGAAGCGATAGATTACCCCAAGAGGCCGTAA
- a CDS encoding sorbitol-6-phosphate 2-dehydrogenase (catalyzes the conversion of sorbitol 6-phosphate into fructose 6-phosphate), whose amino-acid sequence MSSGIKGKIALVFGASQGLGEAIAHRFGYEGCSVIACDINKDNVEKVAKEVNTKYKVETLAFNVDVTKEEEVSAAVLATVKKFGRLDIMVSNAGILIAEDIADFSVEKWRKVIDVNLVGYFICAKQAAKVMKEQKSGAIIQINSKSGKKGSFRSSAYAASKFGGIGLTQSIALDLAPFNVRVNSVCPGNLLDSPLWVNSLYEQYAKKWGITKEQVRQKYIDQVPLKRGCTYDDVTNVVVFLAGEDASYMTGQAINVTGGQEMR is encoded by the coding sequence ATGTCATCCGGAATCAAAGGTAAAATAGCTCTTGTTTTTGGGGCCAGCCAGGGACTTGGCGAGGCCATTGCTCACAGATTCGGGTACGAAGGCTGTTCTGTTATTGCTTGCGATATAAATAAAGATAACGTGGAAAAAGTAGCGAAGGAAGTCAATACAAAATATAAAGTTGAAACACTGGCTTTTAACGTTGATGTGACAAAGGAAGAAGAGGTAAGCGCGGCTGTTTTAGCAACGGTTAAAAAGTTCGGCCGGCTCGATATAATGGTTTCTAATGCCGGAATATTAATTGCTGAAGATATCGCGGATTTTTCCGTTGAAAAATGGAGAAAGGTGATAGATGTTAACTTGGTTGGGTATTTTATCTGCGCAAAACAGGCTGCAAAGGTTATGAAGGAACAAAAAAGCGGCGCAATAATTCAGATTAATTCCAAGTCCGGAAAAAAAGGCAGTTTCAGGAGTTCAGCCTATGCGGCTTCAAAGTTCGGCGGTATCGGATTAACACAATCGATAGCTTTGGACCTGGCGCCTTTTAATGTAAGGGTTAATTCGGTCTGTCCCGGTAATCTTTTAGATTCACCGCTCTGGGTAAACAGTCTTTACGAGCAGTATGCGAAAAAATGGGGAATTACAAAGGAACAGGTAAGACAAAAGTATATTGATCAGGTACCCCTGAAAAGGGGTTGCACGTATGATGATGTAACCAATGTTGTAGTTTTCCTGGCGGGAGAGGATGCTTCCTATATGACCGGACAGGCAATCAATGTCACCGGCGGACAGGAAATGAGATAA
- a CDS encoding alcohol dehydrogenase yields the protein MKAAVYLGPGKIEIREIPTPTPKAGEVLIKVHACAVCGTDGRIFYHGQANVVPPAVIGHEIAGEIWELGEGVEGFKKGEKVTSVTSVGCQKCSYCKKGHYNLCDTPRYLGYFYSGAFAEYIIIPVEAVKGNNILKVPENMSYPAMSLIEPLSCVINGQDYLKVEKGDTVVVIGAGPIGCMHAEVARASGAKRVILFDVSETRLGLAKRFEGITPVNSAKNDPVKTVKELTGGVGADVVVVACGVNAAQEQAIAMTAKRGRVSLFAGLPKDNPYIKFDANFVHYNEISVYGAFASYRVQFEKAMNLLASGKIDAEKFITHTFPLEKIVEGIETAKKGEGLKVVIKID from the coding sequence ATGAAAGCAGCAGTTTATCTTGGCCCCGGGAAAATTGAGATACGAGAGATTCCTACTCCAACTCCAAAAGCAGGAGAGGTTCTTATCAAAGTTCACGCTTGTGCTGTCTGCGGGACGGACGGAAGAATATTTTATCACGGGCAAGCGAATGTTGTTCCTCCTGCGGTAATTGGTCATGAGATAGCGGGTGAGATCTGGGAACTTGGAGAAGGTGTTGAAGGTTTTAAAAAAGGAGAGAAAGTTACCTCCGTTACTTCAGTCGGATGTCAGAAATGTTCTTACTGCAAAAAAGGGCATTACAATCTTTGTGATACACCCAGATATCTGGGGTATTTTTATTCCGGTGCATTCGCTGAATATATAATTATTCCCGTTGAAGCTGTAAAAGGCAACAACATCCTTAAAGTTCCTGAGAATATGAGTTATCCCGCCATGTCGCTTATAGAACCGCTTTCTTGCGTTATAAACGGACAGGATTATCTGAAAGTTGAAAAAGGCGATACGGTTGTGGTGATTGGAGCCGGACCTATTGGGTGCATGCATGCTGAGGTTGCCAGGGCTTCAGGGGCAAAGCGGGTTATATTATTTGATGTTTCTGAAACAAGACTGGGGCTTGCGAAGAGATTTGAAGGAATTACTCCCGTAAACAGCGCAAAAAATGATCCGGTAAAGACCGTAAAGGAATTAACAGGCGGAGTTGGCGCGGATGTTGTTGTCGTTGCCTGCGGTGTAAATGCAGCTCAGGAACAAGCTATAGCTATGACGGCAAAAAGAGGGCGTGTGAGTTTATTTGCGGGTCTGCCCAAAGATAATCCATACATCAAGTTTGACGCTAACTTTGTTCATTATAACGAGATCTCGGTCTATGGTGCTTTTGCTTCTTACCGGGTGCAGTTTGAAAAAGCAATGAACCTGCTTGCGTCAGGCAAGATTGACGCCGAAAAGTTCATCACGCATACTTTCCCTCTTGAAAAAATAGTGGAAGGAATTGAAACCGCAAAGAAAGGTGAAGGTCTTAAGGTTGTAATTAAGATTGATTGA
- a CDS encoding cation transporter, with translation MAVIALFVILFIVLILPFTVKKVEEELELFLFIMGVLAVSVTSQWSLSIIEEALVEPIKITAAVLIAGLLFRELKVFIERYVNQTVKITGLRLFSFLLVFLLGLISSAITAIIAALVLVEAITHLKLDKKHETKLVILSCFSIGLGAALTPIGEPLSTIAIAKLKGAPYFAGFWFLAANLWLYVISSLLILGAIAAYISGTHLSKGSGLKVQSKETFKDILMRTGKIYLFVMALVFLGTGFKPLIDNYITAISPEILYWINILSAVLDNATLAAAEIAPSMSLYQIKSALLGLLIAGGMLIPGNIPNIIAANKLGIKSKDWAKFGIPVGLLLMILFFILIILIK, from the coding sequence ATGGCGGTCATTGCTTTGTTTGTAATATTATTTATCGTATTGATTCTGCCTTTTACCGTAAAAAAAGTAGAAGAAGAGCTGGAGTTATTCCTGTTTATAATGGGTGTTTTGGCCGTTTCTGTAACTTCACAGTGGTCTTTAAGCATTATTGAAGAAGCTCTTGTTGAGCCGATAAAAATCACCGCCGCGGTGCTTATTGCAGGTTTATTATTTCGAGAACTTAAGGTTTTTATCGAAAGATATGTAAATCAGACAGTCAAAATAACCGGTCTCAGATTATTTTCTTTCCTGCTGGTATTCTTACTTGGTTTAATTTCCAGCGCTATTACAGCGATTATAGCCGCGCTTGTACTCGTTGAAGCTATTACACACTTAAAGCTTGATAAAAAACATGAAACAAAACTTGTAATTCTCTCCTGCTTTTCAATAGGATTGGGAGCCGCGCTTACGCCGATAGGCGAGCCTCTTTCCACAATTGCAATAGCAAAATTAAAAGGAGCCCCGTATTTTGCAGGTTTTTGGTTTCTGGCGGCTAATTTATGGTTATATGTAATTTCTTCTTTATTAATCCTCGGAGCAATTGCAGCGTACATTTCAGGAACTCATCTTTCAAAAGGATCAGGTTTAAAGGTGCAATCCAAAGAAACATTTAAGGATATACTTATGAGAACAGGAAAGATTTATCTTTTCGTAATGGCTCTTGTTTTCCTGGGGACCGGATTTAAACCGCTAATTGACAACTATATTACCGCGATCTCCCCTGAAATACTTTACTGGATAAATATCCTTTCCGCCGTTCTTGATAATGCTACTTTAGCCGCAGCGGAAATAGCTCCGAGCATGAGTCTATATCAAATAAAGTCAGCACTGCTCGGTCTTCTCATTGCCGGCGGAATGTTAATCCCCGGAAACATTCCCAATATAATTGCCGCGAACAAACTTGGAATCAAAAGCAAAGACTGGGCGAAGTTCGGAATACCGGTGGGACTTTTGCTTATGATACTCTTTTTCATTCTAATAATTCTGATAAAGTGA